One stretch of Arachis hypogaea cultivar Tifrunner chromosome 20, arahy.Tifrunner.gnm2.J5K5, whole genome shotgun sequence DNA includes these proteins:
- the LOC112783907 gene encoding REF/SRPP-like protein At1g67360 has protein sequence MATTEKEVKFENKNKELKHLGFVRVAAIQTFVVVTNLYEYAKQNSGPLRSAVGTVEGTVTSVLGPVYNKLKDVPDDVLVFVDNKVDDATHKFGEHAPSFAKQGASKARSLIQSLAHEAGRFASEVQCGGPRAAIHYVTRESKDLVLINSVKLWKGLNHFPPFHALADVAVPTAAHCSDKYNHIVKHLSGKGYPLSGYLPLIPVDDIAKAFRQGGEASMNGGDEEACKNGKRS, from the exons ATGGCCACCACCGAG AAAGAGGTGAAATTTGAGAACAAGAACAAAGAGCTGAAGCATCTTGGGTTTGTGAGGGTTGCTGCAATTCAAACCTTTGTGGTTGTCACAAATCTGTATGAATACGCAAAGCAAAACTCGGGCCCTTTGAGATCTGCCGTTGGGACGGTTGAGGGCACTGTAACTTCCGTTCTGGGCCCTGTCTACAACAAACTCAAGGATGTCCCAGATGATGTCCTCGTTTTTGTTGACAACAAG GTAGATGATGCTACTCACAAGTTCGGTGAGCATGCTCCTTCTTTTGCTAAGCAGGGTGCTTCCAAAGCAAGGAGTTTGATTCAGAGTCTTGCACATGAAGCCGGACGATTTGCAAGTGAGGTTCAATGTGGAGGGCCAAGAGCAGCTATACATTATGTAACCAGAGAGTCAAAGGATTTGGTGCTAATTAACTCAGTGAAGTTATGGAAAGGACTAAACCACTTCCCACCATTTCATGCACTGGCAGATGTGGCTGTGCCCACTGCTGCTCATTGTTCGGATAAGTATAACCACATAGTTAAGCATTTGAGTGGTAAAGGGTATCCTCTCTCTGGTTATTTGCCTTTGATTCCCGTCGATGACATTGCCAAGGCGTTCAGGCAGGGCGGTGAGGCAAGCATGAACGGAGGAGATGAAGAAGCCTGTAAGAATGGGAAGAGATCATAA